A single region of the Sorghum bicolor cultivar BTx623 chromosome 9, Sorghum_bicolor_NCBIv3, whole genome shotgun sequence genome encodes:
- the LOC8074573 gene encoding aspartyl protease family protein 2, which translates to MASRGHLLLALLVLAAAATAAASGGRHQRPRGRKPARPRLELVPAAPGASLSDRARDDLHRHAYIRSQLASSRRGRRAAEVGASAFAMPLSSGAYTGTGQYFVRFRVGTPAQPFVLVADTGSDLTWVKCRGAGAAAGTGAGSPARVFRTAASKSWAPIACSSDTCTSYVPFSLANCSSPASPCAYDYRYRDGSAARGVVGTDSATIALSSGSGRGGGDSSGGRRAKLQGVVLGCAATYDGQSFQSSDGVLSLGNSNISFASRAAARFGGRFSYCLVDHLAPRNATSYLTFGPGATAPAAQTPLLLDRRMTPFYAVTVDAVYVAGEALDIPADVWDVDRNGGAILDSGTSLTILATPAYRAVVTALSKHLAGLPRVTMDPFEYCYNWTDAGALEIPKMEVHFAGSARLEPPAKSYVIDAAPGVKCIGVQEGSWPGVSVIGNILQQEHLWEFDLRDRWLRFKHTRCAL; encoded by the exons ATGGCTTCGCGCGGCCACCTGCTGCTAGCGCTGCTCGTGCTGGCCGCGGCGGCGActgcggcggcgagcggcgggcggCACCAGCGGCCGCGCGGGAGGAAGCCGGCGCGGCCACGGCTGGAGCTCGTCCCGGCCGCGCCGGGCGCGTCCCTGTCCGACCGCGCGAGGGACGACTTGCACCGCCACGCGTACATCCGGTCCCAGCTAGCTTCGTCCCGCCGCGGGCGCCGCGCCGCCGAGGTGGGCGCGTCCGCGTTCGCCATGCCGCTCTCGTCGGGGGCCTACACCGGCACGGGGCAGTACTTCGTGCGGTTCCGCGTGGGCACCCCCGCGCAGCCGTTCGTGCTGGTGGCGGACACCGGCAGCGACCTCACCTGGGTCAAGTGCCGCGGcgcgggcgccgccgccggaacAGGCGCTGGGTCGCCGGCGCGCGTGTTCCGCACCGCCGCGTCCAAGTCGTGGGCGCCCATCGCGTGCTCCTCCGACACGTGCACCTCCTACGTGCCCTTCTCCCTCGCCaactgctcgtcgccggccagccCCTGCGCCTACGACTACCG GTACAGGGACGGCTCGGCGGCGCGCGGCGTGGTGGGCACCGACTCGGCGACCATCGCGCTGTCCTCCGGGAgcgggcgcggcggcggagACAGCAGCGGCGGCAGGCGCGCGAAGCTGCAGGGCGTCGTGCTGGGTTGCGCCGCCACGTACGACGGGCAGAGCTTCCAGTCCTCGGACGGCGTGCTGAGCCTGGGCAACAGCAACATCTCCTTCGCGTCCCGCGCCGCCGCGCGCTTCGGTGGCCGCTTCTCCTACTGCCTCGTCGACCACCTGGCGCCGCGCAACGCCACCAGCTACCTCACCTTCGGCCCGGGCGCCACCGCGCCCGCCGCGCAGACGCCGCTGCTGCTCGACCGCCGGATGACCCCGTTCTACGCCGTGACGGTGGACGCCGTGTACGTGGCCGGCGAGGCGCTCGACATCCCCGCGGACGTGTGGGACGTCGACCGGAACGGCGGCGCGATCCTCGACTCCGGGACAAGCCTCACCATCCTCGCCACCCCGGCGTACAGGGCCGTGGTGACCGCGCTCAGCAAGCACCTCGCTGGGCTGCCCAGGGTTACCATGGACCCGTTCGAGTACTGTTACAACTGGACCGACGCCGGCGCGCTGGAAATCCCCAAGATGGAGGTGCACTTCGCCGGGTCCGCGCGGCTTGAGCCGCCGGCCAAGAGCTACGTCATCGACGCGGCGCCCGGGGTGAAGTGCATCGGCGTGCAGGAGGGCTCGTGGCCCGGGGTGTCGGTCATCGGCAACATCCTGCAGCAGGAGCACCTCTGGGAGTTCGATCTCAGGGACCGGTGGCTCCGGTTCAAGCACACGCGCTGCGCCCTATGA